The Comamonas testosteroni genome contains the following window.
AACGTCACCTCTACGCGCCTTAGCGTTGAATGGCTTCTCCAATTTACGCCGACCTCTAGAACGAGGATGCATATGCATGCGTATTTCAATGACGACGACCTGTTCGTCGATGGCGTTGACTTCAAGCGGGTCGCCCGCAACATCAGCAAGCTGGGCCTTCCTGATGTCAAGGACCGCAACGACGCCCTCAACTTAGCGGCAACACTTTTTGGCTTTCGCAACTATCATCAGTTGCGCAAAGAGGGAGACCGCCCCCTGTCCGCTCGCAAGATTCCGTACTCTCTCATGTCCAAACACATGCGTGAAGAATGTGATTTGGCAGACGTGAAGCGTCTTGCTGTCGAGCCACTCGGCGTCACATTCAAGGATCAGTGTTTGCCCAACCACTTCGGTAAGCAATGGCAGAGCAGCGTCATGGCGTTACTGCATCGCGCCATTGCCGGTGCTCGTGATAAGCCCGGACACCTCGTGATAGTTGTAGGCAAGAGCAAGTCTGGCAAGACGATTGCGTTGAAGAACCTTGCAGCAATATCTAACGGTGTTATTTTTGACAATGCGTTCAGCTACCTTCCGATCTACGAAACGATTCTGAGTGGAGCTAAGCGAAAACTGAAGGTGCCCGAAATCTATATTTTCGACGGCGGTCTGTCACACACAGAAGCACGCCATGGATATGACAACTTTCGTGCTGTCCACGAGAGCTTCAAGCATGCCATGCCCGACCCAGTGCACAAAGATGGCAAGCCTTTTTTCTATACTTTGAACAGCAAGTTAACCTGGGGCCACGGCCCTTCTGTTCGGTATTTTGGCGACAAGACACCACAACGGACTCCCTGGAAGAAAGAGATAGATGGCGTCGTACGTCTGCTTTCGGTGAGTTCTGTGCATGAAGCTAACCGCGGTATTTTCGGCCCCTCTATTCGTCTGAACGCTGAAGATCCGTTTGAGATCGAAGTCGCGACCATCGTCAATCTGGACTCGATGGAACTGACCTACCAACACACCCCGAAGAAGGGAACGGCAGAGTTTGAAGCAGTGATGAAGGATTTCTTTATGCTGTAGAAAAGCGGTGCACCACCTGCTTTTTTAACCTACCTCCGCATATCCACTGAGCCCGCCAGCTATTGCTGTGCGGGCTTTTTTTGTCTCATGAACAGGAGCCACCTTGCCATCTGTCCACGACCTTATGCGCCGCCTGCATTGCGGCCCGAATGAGTTGCGCCAAGTCTTGAGCGCGAATTTCAGAGCTCTGGGCATGGTGTTTGCCTGCGACGGCGGTGCATTGATTGCCATCCCCGAAGACGATGCGCCGATCTGCACCTCAACGCCCACGAAATCCATGGAACCGAGCCTTGACCGACTGCACATGCAGTTCGTAGAGACGCCCAAAACCGCGTGGCGTGAATTTGCGCCTCTGCTGGCGCACCCCAAACTGCAGGATCTGGAGACATGCCCTAAATGCAAGGGATCACACTGGATCACGCGATCGACCTGCTCAACATGCCAGGGCGGCGACTTCTCCCCCTGCTATGTGTGCCACGACACAGGCCACATTGAGACGCCTAGCGCTGATGTACTTGGCGCATACCCATGCGAACTGTGCAGGGGTGCTGGCGATATCCCGAGGGAGCGATTTGCAAATCGGTACTGCAATATCCCGCTGCCCGATATTCCCCACTGCTTCGGCGTGGATGCCAAGCATGTGCGACTGCTGGCTCAGTTGCCCGGCGCTCAATGGGCGCCACCCGAGCGCCTTGGTGAACACGACTGCGGCGCCATCCTTGTGCGCTTCGATCAAGGCTGGGGCGCAATCATGCCCTTGCGCGAGTTTGTCATCGTCACCCGCCACCACCAAGCCCGCCACTGAGCGGGCTTTTTCATGGAGCCAATGACCATGTCAACAACCGCCACCACGGAGCGAAAAGCCCCCGCCCGTCGCCGCGCCCCCAAGGCCGAGCACTTGAGCATGGCTTACCCCCGTCCATGCCCAGCATTCCACCCCCATTTCTGGATTGCTTCCTACCTCGCCGATCTGGCAGAGAGAGTCGCAATGGAGCACCTGCGACACAAGGTCCATTCAAAGGTCGACAACGTGACCCAAATGGCTCTGTGCAGATCGGACACGCATTACTTTCACAGCATGAATGAAAGCGTTCGATATGTACGCGACCACGGCCTGCTGCTCTACGCATGGCCGGGAACCAAGCTGTTCACCAACCCCGAAGCCCGCCACTGTGAACTGACCCCTTAAAGTTGGACAGTTAAATTACGGGCACATGGCCTGAGTTCGGTATTGCACCGGGCTCAGGCCTTTTAACTTCATCTTGATTCGATGATGGTTGTAGTAACGGATGTAGTTCACCAACTCACCGCGCAGATGCTCGGCGCTTGTGAACTTCTGCATGTAAAACAACTCCGTCTTCACTGTCGCAAAGAAGCTCTCCATCGCAGCGTTGTCCAGGCAATTGCCCTTGCGTGACATGCTTTGGACCACACCTTTGGTGGCCAGGTGGCGGCGATAGGCCGGCATCTGGTATTGCCATCCCTGATCGGAATGCAGCACAGGCGCAGTCTGGCCTTTGAGTTTGCCAAGCGCCTTTTTCAGCATGTTGCCCACCAGTTGGAAGTCTGGCTTGTCACGCATCTCATAGGCCACGATCTCGCCGTTGTACAGGTCCATGACCGGCGACAGGTAAAGCTTGCTGCCACGAACATTGAACTCCGTCACATCCGTCACCCACTTCTGCTGCGGCGCATCCGCCTGGAATTGGCGCTGCAGCAGATGAGGCGCCTGAGCATTGACTGGGCCTCGGTAGGCACGGTACTTCTTGGGTCTGACCAGAGACTTCAAACCTTGCACCTGCATCAAGCGCTGGACGGCTTTGTGATTGATGACGCATCCCGCTTGGCGCAGATGCGCTGTGATGCGGCGATAGCCATACCGCCCCTTGTGCTTGTCGAAGATGCCTTGGATCTGGGCCTTTAGGCCCGCACAGGAGTCACCGCAGCGAAGCACCTGGCACTGGTAATAGAACGTGCTGCGAGCCAGCCTTGCAGCCTTGAGCAATTGCGCCACAGAGTATTCATGCCTCAGTTCAGTCACGGCTTGCGCTTTGTCAGCATTGCCTGTTGCTTTGCCCGAACCAAGGCATCCAATTTTTTTAGGTACGCCACCTCCGCGCGCAGGTATTCGTTTTCTTTGCGCAGTGCTTGCAGCGCTTTGGACTCGTCTACGGATGTGGACGAAGACTTGAGTGGCTTGGGAGGTTTGGGGGCGGGCATCTTCTTGGGGCGGCCACGGCGCTGGGGTTCAAGCGCCTCTGGGCCGCCCTCATGATACTGACGCTCCCACCTGGCAAGGATGCCTGTGCCGCCGCGCAGATTGAGTAAAGCGACTACCTGTCGGTACGTCAGGGCCTCACGCCACATGCGCTTGAGTGCTTGGAGCTTGAATTGAGCGCTGTAGTGCGCGCCCTGTCCTTTGCGGCACAGACCATCATCTCCATGCCACCGATAGACATCTACCCATTGGCGCACGGTGGAGCGGTCTATCCCATGCTTGGTTGCAAGCACTCTGAATCCACCAGTGCCATCCAAATATTCCCGGACTACGGTCCTTTTGAAATCTAAATCATGCCTCGCCATGAACAACACCTCTTCGGTTGGATCAGTGTCCAACTTTTGGGGTGCAGTTCAACTGAGCGGGCTTTTCTTTTGCCCTCAACCGGAGAACCCATGCAAGCAGCACGCCACACCTTGCCCAGCGTCCCGATCACCAGCGCGGCATTCCAGTACATCCATTCAACCAGCACCAACATTGCTGACACCTTCGCCAAGGCCCGCGAGCACATCGCAGCCGAGCAGGCAGCCCAGGCCAAGAAGCCGCGCCGCCGCACCCAGCACACCCCGGCGCTGATGACGATCAACCGTGTGCGCGCCGGCACCACCAACCACCTGAATTTGCAGCTGTTCTAGGAGCCCCCGCCATGCGACTCTTTGTCCTGACATGCGGTTGCGTCTCCATCCAGCACATAGCCCGCAGCACCGCCGAAGCTTTCGAGCACGGCTTCAACGAGCTGGGTCATCTAGGCATGGGGATCTCCTGCCGATGCATCCGATAGACACCGTGCTGCACGAGCTGCAGCACCGCGACCGACAGCGCAGCCGCCTGCTGCGCCTCATGCAGAGCCAGGCAGCAACCGCCGCCACGCCTGCACCCTCTCTCAATACCTACTTTCAAACCGAGCTGCAGCAAGCGCTGCGCGCCATGAAGCATGCAAAGGAGCAACGCCATGTCCACCCGTTCTATCGTGATCTTCGGCCCTCGCGGCTGCGGTAAAGCCAGCCAGGCAGCACGCCTGCAGCAGCACTTCGGCCTCAGCAAGGTTTACGACACCGACTGCGAAGGCCTGACCAGCGCCCGCCAGCTGCCACGCCATGACACGCTGATCCTGGCCAACACCCAGCCGCAGCACTGCCCCGTGCGCAGCATGAGCTTTGAGCAAGCCGTGCGCCAGATGGACCAGGCACCCAGCCACGCCCATGGCTGAAGCCTTCAAGACCACATGGGCCGGTGGCGAGGTGCTGATTCCCAAAGCCCAGGTGGAGGCCGAAGCCCGCGAGGCCTACTACGCATGCCGCGATGCCAATGAGGCCTGCCCCTATCCCTTCCACACCGACGCCGCCCTGCACTGGCTGGCGACCTTCAACCTCTGCATCCCGCTACCCGTCAACAGGTAGCCATACCCCATGACCACCACCCACATTCCCAAAGGCGGCATGTGCACAACCTGCACCGATGGCTCCAAAGCCTGCGCAGATCTGCAGTTCGAGAGCATGCAGCCGGTCCAGCGCTACCCCGACGGCATCACTGCCGTGAAGTGCACCAGCCACAGCGCACCTGCTGCCGCACCGCCGCTCTGCATCAGCTGCGGCGCACGCAACAACCCGCTGCCCGACGGCAGCCTGCCCTGCGGTCACTGACCGCGCCACCAATCACAGCCCGCCAACTGCGCGGGCTTTGTCATTTCTGGAGCCCTAATGCTTACCCCTCAATTTGTGCTGGCACTGTCTGCCAAGCTGGTGATTGACCTGTTTGCCGGTGGCGGCGGAGCCAGCACAGGCATTGAGCAGGCCATCGGCCGACCAGTTGACATTGCAATCAACCATGACGCCGACGCCATCGGCATGCATGAGGCCAATCACCCCCAGACGCGCCATTACCGCGCCGACATCTGGGAGGTCTGCCCCCGTCAAGCCACGGGCGGGCAGCCGGTGGGCCTGCTGCATGCATCCCCGGATTGCACCCACCACAGCCAGGCGCTGGGCGGCCAGCCGCGCAGCAAGGAAATTCGCTCTCTGGCCTGGGTGGTACCGCGCTGGGGCGGCATTGCCAAGCCTGATGTCATCACCCTGGAGAACGTGGAGCAGATGCTGCTCTGGTGCAGGCTAATTGCCAAGCGCTGCCCAGAAACCGGCCGCGTCATCACCCTGGACAAGATCAAGGATGCCAAGGGCAAGACCACCTACCGCGTTGCAGACCCTGGCGAGCGTGTGCCACGCAATAACCAGTATCTGGTGCCAGACAAGAAGCAACTGGGCAAGACCTGGAATCGCTTTGTGCAGATGCTGCGCAATCAGGGCTATGTCGTGCAGTGGCGCGTGATCTGCAATGCAGACCTGGGCTGCCACAGCACCCGGACGCGCCTATACATGATCGCCCGACGCGACGGCCTGCCCATCATCTGGCCCGAGAAGACCCACGCCAAGAAGCCAGTAGGCAAGCTCAAGCCCCACAAGCCTGCTGCCGACTGCATCGACTGGAGTATTCCTGGCACAAGCATCTTTGGCCGAAAGAAGCCATTGGCCGAGGCGACAATGCGCCGCATCCAGCACGGCATGCAGAAATATGTGCTGGGAAGCAAGGAGCCGTTCATTGTTGAAGGGGCCGCCCGTGCATTCACTCCGGTGACCCACACCCGAGACATTTCGTACAACGTCCAAGACCCCATGCGGACCATCACAACCGCAAAGGGTGGCGAGACTGCGCTGATGTCCGCGCACATCGTACAAGTGGGCGACGGTGAGCGACAGGGCCAAGAGCCGCGCGCCATGGACATTCAATCCGCCATCGGCACGGTAGTCGCGGGCAGCGTCAAACATGCTGTGGCGTCGGCATATCTCGTGCAGGCCGGGCACGGCGAAGGCTCAGGCACCACAAAGCGCCGCAGCCATGGGACGAACGACATCACGGGACCCGTGGGCACAGTGACCGCCAGCGGCGGCGGGCAAAGCTTGGCAACGGCGTTCATGGTGCAGGCTAATGGCGGGTTCAACACCACGCCGGCCCGTGATCTGCGCGGTGGCATGTCCACGGTGACGACAAGCGGCAGTCAGCAACAGCTGGCGGTGGCCCATCTGACCACCCTGCGCCGCAATAGCGTCGGCAAGTCTCTGGCCGAGCCCCTGCCAGTTGTTTGTGCTGGTGGCGAGCATCATGGCCTGGTGCAGTACGAACTGAGCCAGGACGATGAAGCCGGTGCATTGCGTTGTGCGGCCTTTCTGATGCGCTACCACGGCAGCGGCGGGCAATGGGCGGATCTACGCGAACCAACCACGACTGTCACGACGCGCGACCGCCTGGCTCTGGTGACGGTCTGGCTCAAGGGCGAACCGTGGGTAATCGTAGACATCACGCTGCGCATGCTTGTGCCGCGCGAGCTCTACAACGCTCAGGACTTCCCGCCTAACTACATCATTGATCGCACGGCAGCAGGCAAACCCCTGACGAAAACGGCACAGGTGCGAATGGCCGGCAACAGCGTCAGCCCCCTACCGATGCGACTGATCGTCGCCGCGAACTACATCGAAGCAGGCCAGCTCCGCAAAGTAGCCTGAACACCAACACCCCAGCCCGCAGCCGCAGGCTTTCGTATTCTTTATGGAGAACAAAAATGAAGCTCTTGGACCGCAAAGCTCTTTGCTCTAAAGTACCCTACTCTGATCGCTATATTCTCAAGCTGGAGTCCATTGGCCAGTTCCCGAAACGAATAGTCCTATCGCCGCGTAGAGTGGCATGGGATGAGGCAGAAGTAGACGCCTGGATCGAGGAGCGCCGCCAAGCCAATATGAAGGCGTCAGCGCCTCTCGGACAATAGACTAACCAAGTCAATATTATTCATGGTATCTGGGATGGTATCTGGCGCAGGCGCAGCGCCACATACCGCACCGGATAAGGATTTCAGAGCCGTATGAATATTTGAGTGGGAATAAAGCGCTGTCGTGAACTGACTGACACGCAAGCTTTAGACTTTTTTCTCATGTAAGCCCGTGTTTTCACGGGCTTTTTTCATTTCCATGCAACTCTATCTGGAACGACACTGGCAATGGTCACCACTGTGGGCAAGTTCAAGCAATTCAAGAACGGTGCACAGTTTGCTGCCTGGCTTGGTTTGAGGCCCAGACAGAATTCCAGCGCAGGCAAATCCAATCTAGGTGCCATCACCAAACGAGGCGATAGCTACCTGCGCACTTTGCTGGTGCAAGGGGCCAAGGCCGCTGTGCCGACCGGCAAACACAACCTACAACCTCGACCCTATCTCCCAATGGGTGATGGCCTTGAGGCAGCGCAGTGGCTGGCAAGAAACCTCCGTGGCTTTAGCCAACAAAAATGCACGCATCCTTTGGGCGCTCATGACACAGGAGCGTACCTACGAAGCAGCCCATATCACCGAACGCCCCAGGCCACCCGTCTTTGCCGTTGCCTGAGACAGGCACTTCAACATGCAAGACGTGAAATCAAAGATGCAATGAACAGGTCAGACCAGCAGCAGGCAAGCTCGGTTGTTGCATTGTGAGTCGCAAGACGTCACGAGATTTGAATGGAGCCCTGCTGCGCGGTTTGTTTCTAGGGGTGCACACCTCGTGCCTAACCCCGTCCGTAGATGTGCAGCCTGTTCCTCGTTTCAAGCACCTGAGTCGTCCTGGCAGCCAGGTCAGTCACAAGTTACTGAGCAGCGCTTGCGTTGATGGGAAGTCCCTGTAATGCAACAACGCCATTCGCGGGCTTAAGCAGCTACACATTGGGCTGCTCTATCGGATCGACCGGCAGTTCTGCAGGCGGCTGATCATTTGGCGGATCAATCGGATCCGGCTTGGGCTCCGGTTCTTTGAGCGGGTTCTTCTGAAGAGTCATGGCGGCAATCTCCTTGCAATGATGAAGTAGGTGCCGAAAAGATTGGCGAAGGAGTCACAGACACAATGGGTAGCAGCGCCATAGATATCTGACATCTCTGACGAGCTGTGGGCAGCATTCGGATGAGACTCAGGATATCTCGAAAATGTCGCCATCCGACAATGCCGCGCTCTCATGGTAGATGTCGTAGAGGTACTGAGGCAGCTCCTCATGAGTGATCTCGGGGGGAACGACCAGATCCACCGGGCCAAGCTTTCCATCGAGTCCAACCGCAAAGCAGCGCCATCCCGAGTTGCTGCGCTCTATGGCCAGGATGTCGCCAAACACATTGAATCGGTACTTTTCCATAGCTGCTCCACTGTTGAGCCTTGCATGCTAGCCGCATCTGCTCGCCAGTCTCGGACAGCCTGTGGCACCTGAATTGCAGAACCTGTGCATCAAGAGCCATCAGCCCGAAGCCTTGTCAGCGTCGATGGAAAGGAAGCATCGCGTTTTTCTTGGCAGTCGCATCCATCCTGCTTATGCACCAAAGCTGACGTTTTACTTATTGGATAGGGCTTCAAGGTTATTAAAAAGAGTACTGTGGCTCTTGGCGATCGATCTTGATTCGTCATCCAGGACTGGAGGTCTATATGCCAGATAGCCGTATTCCCCCGCCAATCCAGAAGTTCTGGGAAACCACCAAGGAGATGTTCTCCATGGACAAGGATTTCCCTGCGCCGCCCCAACTAGACCCGCAAGAGCCCACAGACATGGAAAAAAAGCAGGAGGAAGAGAGACTGCTGCGCATGCGCCACAACTACCGACACTGGTAGCCCCGTCTCCTGAATCCAGCCTTGCGATTGGTTTTCAACCACCTCTAAAGGTGGTTTTTTGTTGCCTTGAGATACAAAAGCATGAGCACTTGGACCGGATCATGCCTAGGCCGCAGAAGAAATGCAGCGATAAGATGAATCGAGAACCGTGAAGCTGGAGACGAAACTCACAGCAGTATCAAGTGGAACACCAAGGAGCCCCATGAAAAACAAAGTCGTGCTCATCACCGGAGGCAGCCGAGGCATTGGTGCAGCCACCGCCCTGCAAGCAGCAGCGGCAGGCTGGGATGTACTGCTCAGCTTCAATACAGACCAGACGGCAGCCGATGCGGTTGTCTCGCAAATCACGGAGATGGGCAGGCACGCCATGGCCATTCAGGCGGATATGGGCTGCGAAGAGCAGATTCGCCGTCTCTTTGCCGTGGCAGATGTACAGTTCGGGCGCCTGGACGCCCTGGTCAACAACGCAGGTATTGTGGACACGGCACAGACGCTGGCCGAGTTCAGTTTGCAGCGCCTTGAGCGAATGTTTCGAATCAACACCATAGGCGCTTTTCTTTGCGCTCGCGAAGCGGTGCATCGTATGAGCACTGCCAATGGCGGCCATGGTGGAGCCATCGTGAATGTGTCCAGCATTGCAGCAAGACTTGGCGCGCCACGCCAGTACGTCGACTACGCGGCATCCAAGGGTGCTGTGGATGTGATGACTCTGGGGCTGGCCAAGGAAGTGGCGGCGGAAGGCATCCGTGTCAACGCTGTCCGTCCCGGTCTCATTGAAACGGATATTCATGCCAGCGGGGGACAGCCGGACAGGGTTCAGCGCCTGGCCGCCGGCATTCCCATGAAGCGCGGAGGAACGGCTCTGGAGGTTGCCAATGCAATCGTATGGCTCATCTCGGACGAGTCGCCGTACACCACAGGTAGCCTGATCGAAATTTCGGGCGGCAACCTCTAACCGGGCAGCCGCCCAACCACGGCCTGCCCCCTGGTAGTCACACCAGGTGACACGGCGTTTTGCGTCAACCCGGACGTGTTGGCTCGCTGTCCCATGAACTGGCAAATCGCGGCGTTATCTGTTTTCAGCCTTCGCTCGACCGCGCCAGTCGAGGCCTGTCAATCAGCGATGGCCATGACCATGACCGCCATCTGGGCGATGGCCTCCATGCGGTGGACGGTGATTTCCATGCCCTCCGTGGCCTGGATGAGACCTGTGGTGCGGTGGACGGTGCGCGTGATGATGGTGATAGTACCCAGGCCTATATGCAGGCCGCCCATAGTAGTACGAGCCGCCATAAGGCTGATAGATGTAGGTATCGCTATACCCGTAGCTGTATCCAGGGCCTGCCGCGTAGCAGCCCGACAAAAGCAAGACGAGCGCACAGACTCCAAACAGTTTCTTCATGTGCGAAGTTTAGACGGACCGAAATCGCGCAGGTTTTCAATGTGTAAGCCCGGCTTTGTGCACACAATTGCCGGCGTCTCAAGGAGCTTTCTTTTGCCATGCTCCACGACGTCCGCCCGCTGGCGAAGGCGCGCCGGTTGCATCCGGGAAATGCCTGCAAATGGCCGGATGGCCGCTTGAAGGCAAGCCGGCCTGCTTTTGCAGGCTTCCGCCTGGTCACCGCAGCTGCTGGGAATGGCAGCTATGCCCTGCACTCGCCCCAGCAAAGGCACTGCGCAATAGGTTCACCCGCCCAGGAGTGCATACCCTGTTGCCGAACTACCGTACTGCAACACTGCGTAATGTTTGACCCGTAACGCTGCACTAATAGCCCCAGCTTTGGCCCCCTGGGTAAGTGCGCCCGCCACTCAATCCGGAACCCGGCCACGGCCACAGGCTGCCTTGATTCTCATGGCCCTCGTTTCCGCGGTCACGAAAGTGATCCCGGTCCCAGTCGTTTTCAAAGTCGATTGAGCGATCCCGCTGTTGAATATCGTTGTTTCGAAGATCCTGATCCGCATTCTTCTCGACCTGGTGGGAACCTGGATCCACTCCTTGCCCATTGACCGGCCTCTGCATCACGCATCCGGTCAATATCAAGGTCAAGGCAAACGCGGTCAGTGCAACTAGCTCTTTCATGGCGGCCCTTTCTACAGGTGGCACTGACAGCCTATTCCTGCCCACGGATACCCGTGTAAAGCGATGTTCTGCGGCACGACAGGAAGCTCGCGCATTGGAGCCTCTGCATCGAACAGATCCTGCATCGCCCTGCCCCTCCATTCAGACTCGTGACATTCGCAGC
Protein-coding sequences here:
- a CDS encoding IS3 family transposase (programmed frameshift), yielding MARHDLDFKRTVVREYLDGTGGFRVLATKHGIDRSTVRQWVDVYRWHGDDGLCRKGQGAHYSAQFKLQALKRMWREALTYRQVVALLNLRGGTGILARWERQYHEGGPEALEPQRRGRPKKMPAPKPPKPLKSSSTSVDESKALQALRKENEYLRAEVAYLKKLGCLGSGKATGNADKAQAVTELRHEYSVAQLLKAARLARSTFYYQCQVLRCGDSCAGLKAQIQGIFDKHKGRYGYRRITAHLRQAGCVINHKAVQRLMQVQGLKSLVRPKKYRAYRGPVNAQAPHLLQRQFQADAPQQKWVTDVTEFNVRGSKLYLSPVMDLYNGEIVAYEMRDKPDFQLVGNMLKKALGKLKGQTAPVLHSDQGWQYQMPAYRRHLATKGVVQSMSRKGNCLDNAAMESFFATVKTELFYMQKFTSAEHLRGELVNYIRYYNHHRIKMKLKGLSPVQYRTQAMCP
- a CDS encoding AlpA family phage regulatory protein, which gives rise to MKLLDRKALCSKVPYSDRYILKLESIGQFPKRIVLSPRRVAWDEAEVDAWIEERRQANMKASAPLGQ
- a CDS encoding SDR family oxidoreductase, producing the protein MKNKVVLITGGSRGIGAATALQAAAAGWDVLLSFNTDQTAADAVVSQITEMGRHAMAIQADMGCEEQIRRLFAVADVQFGRLDALVNNAGIVDTAQTLAEFSLQRLERMFRINTIGAFLCAREAVHRMSTANGGHGGAIVNVSSIAARLGAPRQYVDYAASKGAVDVMTLGLAKEVAAEGIRVNAVRPGLIETDIHASGGQPDRVQRLAAGIPMKRGGTALEVANAIVWLISDESPYTTGSLIEISGGNL
- a CDS encoding DNA cytosine methyltransferase; translated protein: MLTPQFVLALSAKLVIDLFAGGGGASTGIEQAIGRPVDIAINHDADAIGMHEANHPQTRHYRADIWEVCPRQATGGQPVGLLHASPDCTHHSQALGGQPRSKEIRSLAWVVPRWGGIAKPDVITLENVEQMLLWCRLIAKRCPETGRVITLDKIKDAKGKTTYRVADPGERVPRNNQYLVPDKKQLGKTWNRFVQMLRNQGYVVQWRVICNADLGCHSTRTRLYMIARRDGLPIIWPEKTHAKKPVGKLKPHKPAADCIDWSIPGTSIFGRKKPLAEATMRRIQHGMQKYVLGSKEPFIVEGAARAFTPVTHTRDISYNVQDPMRTITTAKGGETALMSAHIVQVGDGERQGQEPRAMDIQSAIGTVVAGSVKHAVASAYLVQAGHGEGSGTTKRRSHGTNDITGPVGTVTASGGGQSLATAFMVQANGGFNTTPARDLRGGMSTVTTSGSQQQLAVAHLTTLRRNSVGKSLAEPLPVVCAGGEHHGLVQYELSQDDEAGALRCAAFLMRYHGSGGQWADLREPTTTVTTRDRLALVTVWLKGEPWVIVDITLRMLVPRELYNAQDFPPNYIIDRTAAGKPLTKTAQVRMAGNSVSPLPMRLIVAANYIEAGQLRKVA
- a CDS encoding DUF7661 family protein, with amino-acid sequence MEKYRFNVFGDILAIERSNSGWRCFAVGLDGKLGPVDLVVPPEITHEELPQYLYDIYHESAALSDGDIFEIS